One window of Streptomyces sp. SUK 48 genomic DNA carries:
- a CDS encoding VWA domain-containing protein produces the protein MTNGTEPAERLRRWRLVLGGERADGTGCALSGRDAGMDGALAALYGKADKPQPGRERAGGLGASAPSVARWLGDIRTYFPSSVVQVMQRDAIDRLGLSALLLEPEMLEAVEADVHLVGTLLSLGTAMPQTTKETARAVVRTVVDDLEKRLATRTRATLTGALDRSARVGRPRHQDIDWNRTIAANLKHYLPEHRTVVPERLIGYGRAARSVKKEVILCIDQSGSMAASVVYASVFGAVLASMRSISTRLVVFDTAVVDLTDQLDDPVDVLFGTRLGGGTDINRALAYCQAHLTRPAETVVVLISDLYEGGIRDEMLKRVAAMKASGVQFVTLLALSDEGAPAYDREHAAALAALGAPAFACTPDLFPEVMAAALEKRPLPIPETA, from the coding sequence ATGACGAACGGGACGGAACCGGCGGAGCGGCTGCGGCGCTGGCGGCTCGTGCTCGGCGGGGAGCGGGCGGACGGCACCGGATGCGCGCTGTCCGGGCGGGACGCGGGCATGGACGGGGCGCTGGCCGCGCTCTACGGCAAGGCGGACAAACCGCAGCCGGGCCGGGAGCGCGCGGGCGGGCTCGGGGCCTCGGCGCCGTCCGTGGCCCGCTGGCTCGGCGACATCCGCACCTACTTCCCGTCCTCCGTCGTCCAGGTCATGCAGCGCGACGCCATCGACCGGCTCGGGCTCTCCGCGCTGCTCCTGGAGCCGGAGATGCTGGAGGCGGTGGAGGCCGATGTGCACCTGGTCGGCACCTTGCTCTCGCTCGGCACGGCGATGCCTCAGACCACGAAGGAGACGGCGCGGGCGGTCGTGCGCACGGTGGTGGACGACCTGGAGAAGCGGCTCGCGACCCGCACCCGGGCCACCCTGACCGGCGCCCTGGACCGCAGCGCGCGGGTCGGCCGGCCGCGCCACCAGGACATCGACTGGAACCGCACCATCGCGGCCAACCTCAAGCACTACCTGCCCGAGCACCGCACGGTCGTACCGGAGCGGCTCATCGGCTACGGGCGGGCCGCGCGGTCGGTGAAGAAGGAGGTGATCCTCTGCATCGACCAGTCCGGCTCGATGGCGGCGTCCGTGGTCTACGCCTCCGTCTTCGGCGCGGTCCTCGCCTCCATGCGGTCGATCAGCACCCGTCTGGTCGTCTTCGACACGGCGGTGGTCGACCTCACCGACCAGCTGGACGACCCGGTGGACGTCCTCTTCGGCACCCGGCTCGGCGGCGGTACGGACATCAACCGGGCGCTCGCCTACTGCCAGGCCCACCTCACCCGCCCCGCCGAGACCGTCGTCGTGCTGATCAGCGACCTGTACGAGGGCGGCATCCGCGACGAGATGCTCAAGCGCGTGGCGGCCATGAAGGCGTCCGGGGTGCAGTTCGTGACCCTGCTCGCGCTGTCCGACGAGGGCGCGCCGGCCTACGACCGGGAGCACGCCGCCGCGCTCGCCGCGCTCGGCGCCCCCGCCTTCGCCTGCACCCCCGACCTGTTCCCGGAGGTGATGGCCGCGGCGCTGGAGAAAAGGCCGCTGCCGATACCGGAGACGGCGTAA
- a CDS encoding DUF5682 family protein: MTGADGAGPLLLGVRHHGPGSARAVRAALDAARPATVLIEGPPEADALIPLAADPELRPPVALLAHAVDEPGRSAFWPFAAFSPEWVAVRWALEHGVPARFIDLPAAHTLAWDTELPSVEGEESGEGEEEQARVDPLAALAEAAGYDDPERWWEDVVEHRGPGERDPFAPFEALAEAMGALRERYGVGGRPRDLVREAQMRLQLRAAQKEFGDAVAVVCGAWHVPALREKATVTADRALLKGLPKVKADLTWVPWTHRRLARSSGYGAGIDSPGWYGHLFHAPDRPVERWLTKVAGLLREEDRIVSSAHVIEAVRLAETLAVMRGRPLPGLGETTDAVRAVMCDGSDVPLALVHDRLVVGDVLGEVPESAPAVPLQRDLARRQRSLRLKPEALERELELDLRGDTDAGRSRLLHRLRLLGIGWGEPGPSRGSTGTFRETWRLRWEPELSVRVAEAGVWGTTVAAAARARAEADAAGAGTLADVTALAERCLLAGLSDALPAVMRALADRAALDTDVGHLAQALPALVRSLRYGDVRGTDTQALSDVAAGLAERTFVGLPPACTALGSEAAEQMREHVDAVHTAVGLLGESAAAGTSADRDTATTPPADPGEPTATAPASGTGGDTASGSVPGTGEGAASGSASGAGEGAGPASAIGAGRSAAAVSPSRAGEGAAAVSVPDAGDGGGAASGSVPGDGGGAASGSVPGDGGGAASGSASGAGEGAAPALGDRGGTTSAPAPGDPGHTTRTPAPGAGPGAGLRGLRQRWWKVLRVLGEREAVAGVVRGRAVRLLMDEGEVGAEEAARLMGVALSRGTPPAEAAAWIEGFVGGGGGMLLVHDERLLGLVDTWLTGVPAEAFTDVLPLLRRTFAAYDPGVRRTLGELVRRGPGDRGDPVARGLTAPGFGAEPDTGRADAVRPVLRLLLGTATEEKSLTGVGV, from the coding sequence ATGACCGGCGCGGACGGCGCCGGTCCGCTGCTGCTGGGGGTGCGGCACCACGGGCCCGGCTCCGCCCGCGCGGTGCGGGCCGCGCTGGACGCCGCCCGGCCCGCCACCGTCCTGATCGAGGGGCCGCCCGAGGCCGACGCGCTGATCCCGCTGGCCGCCGACCCGGAGCTGCGGCCGCCGGTCGCCCTGCTCGCCCACGCGGTGGACGAGCCCGGCCGCTCCGCGTTCTGGCCGTTCGCCGCCTTCAGCCCGGAGTGGGTGGCCGTGCGCTGGGCGCTGGAGCACGGCGTCCCGGCCCGCTTCATCGACCTGCCGGCCGCCCACACCCTCGCCTGGGACACCGAACTCCCCTCCGTGGAAGGGGAGGAGAGCGGGGAGGGCGAGGAGGAGCAGGCGCGCGTCGACCCGCTCGCCGCGCTCGCCGAGGCCGCCGGGTACGACGACCCCGAGCGCTGGTGGGAGGACGTCGTCGAACACCGGGGGCCGGGGGAGCGGGACCCCTTCGCCCCGTTCGAGGCGCTGGCCGAGGCCATGGGCGCGCTGCGCGAGCGGTACGGCGTGGGCGGGCGCCCGCGGGACCTGGTGCGCGAGGCGCAGATGCGGCTCCAGCTGCGTGCCGCGCAGAAGGAGTTCGGGGACGCGGTGGCCGTGGTGTGCGGGGCCTGGCATGTGCCCGCGCTGCGCGAGAAGGCGACGGTCACCGCCGACCGGGCACTGCTGAAGGGGCTGCCCAAGGTCAAGGCCGACCTGACCTGGGTGCCCTGGACACATCGCAGGCTGGCCCGGTCGAGCGGCTACGGCGCGGGCATCGACTCGCCCGGCTGGTACGGCCATCTCTTCCACGCCCCCGACCGGCCGGTGGAACGGTGGCTGACCAAGGTGGCCGGGCTGCTGCGGGAGGAGGACCGGATCGTGTCCTCCGCGCATGTCATCGAGGCCGTACGGCTCGCCGAGACCCTCGCGGTCATGCGCGGGCGCCCGCTGCCGGGCCTCGGCGAGACCACCGACGCGGTGCGGGCGGTGATGTGCGACGGCTCGGACGTGCCGCTCGCGCTGGTGCACGACCGGCTGGTGGTCGGGGACGTCCTCGGCGAGGTGCCGGAGTCCGCCCCCGCCGTGCCGTTGCAGCGCGATCTGGCGCGGCGGCAGCGTTCGCTGCGGCTCAAGCCGGAGGCGCTGGAGCGGGAACTGGAGCTGGATCTGCGGGGGGACACGGACGCGGGCCGCAGCAGACTGCTGCACCGGCTGCGGCTGCTCGGGATCGGCTGGGGGGAGCCGGGCCCCTCGCGGGGGAGCACGGGCACGTTCCGGGAGACCTGGCGGCTGCGCTGGGAGCCGGAGCTGTCGGTGCGGGTCGCGGAGGCGGGGGTGTGGGGGACCACCGTGGCCGCGGCGGCGCGGGCCAGGGCGGAGGCGGACGCGGCGGGCGCGGGGACCCTCGCCGACGTCACGGCGCTCGCCGAGCGGTGCCTCCTCGCCGGTCTGTCCGACGCCCTGCCCGCGGTCATGCGCGCGCTCGCCGACCGCGCGGCCCTGGACACGGACGTCGGCCACCTCGCCCAGGCCCTGCCCGCCCTGGTCCGCTCCCTGCGCTACGGCGACGTCCGCGGCACCGACACCCAGGCCCTGTCCGACGTCGCCGCCGGCCTCGCCGAGCGCACCTTCGTCGGCCTGCCCCCGGCCTGCACCGCCCTCGGCAGCGAGGCCGCGGAGCAGATGAGGGAGCATGTGGACGCGGTGCACACGGCGGTGGGACTGCTGGGGGAGTCGGCCGCCGCGGGCACCTCCGCCGACAGGGATACGGCGACCACCCCGCCCGCCGACCCCGGCGAACCCACCGCGACCGCGCCGGCCTCCGGCACCGGGGGAGACACGGCATCGGGCTCGGTCCCGGGCACCGGCGAAGGCGCGGCCTCGGGCTCTGCCTCCGGCGCAGGGGAAGGCGCGGGTCCGGCCTCGGCCATCGGGGCCGGACGGAGCGCCGCGGCCGTCTCGCCCTCCCGTGCCGGTGAAGGTGCTGCGGCGGTCTCGGTCCCGGACGCGGGTGACGGCGGAGGCGCGGCCTCGGGCTCGGTCCCGGGTGACGGCGGAGGCGCGGCATCGGGCTCGGTCCCGGGTGACGGCGGAGGCGCGGCGTCGGGTTCGGCCTCCGGCGCAGGGGAAGGCGCGGCACCGGCTCTCGGCGACCGCGGAGGAACGACCTCGGCCCCGGCCCCCGGCGACCCTGGACATACGACCCGGACCCCGGCCCCCGGTGCCGGTCCCGGCGCTGGGCTCCGGGGGCTGCGGCAGCGTTGGTGGAAGGTGCTCCGGGTTCTCGGAGAGCGGGAGGCCGTCGCCGGGGTGGTGCGGGGGCGGGCGGTGCGGTTGCTGATGGACGAGGGGGAGGTGGGGGCCGAGGAGGCGGCGCGGCTGATGGGGGTCGCGTTGTCGCGGGGGACGCCGCCCGCGGAGGCGGCCGCCTGGATCGAGGGCTTCGTCGGCGGCGGGGGCGGCATGCTGCTGGTGCACGACGAGCGGCTGCTCGGCCTGGTCGACACCTGGCTGACCGGGGTGCCTGCGGAGGCGTTCACGGACGTACTGCCACTGTTGCGGCGCACGTTCGCGGCGTACGACCCGGGGGTGCGCAGAACCCTCGGCGAACTGGTGCGGCGCGGACCGGGGGACCGGGGCGATCCCGTGGCGCGCGGACTCACCGCACCGGGCTTCGGCGCCGAGCCGGATACCGGCCGTGCCGACGCCGTACGTCCCGTGCTGCGGCTGCTGCTCGGGACGGCGACCGAGGAAAAGAGCCTGACGGGGGTGGGCGTATGA
- a CDS encoding AAA family ATPase, with protein MSANLASTRSTSAAPHPGERATALRPHAEDAFADELAALAAQDDRPRPARWKLSPWAVATYLLGGTLPDGTVISPKYVGPRRIVEVAVTTLATDRALLLLGVPGTAKTWVSEHLAAAVSGDSTLLVQGTAGTPEEAIRYGWNYARLLAHGPSRDALVPSPVMRAMAEGMTARVEELTRIPADVQDTLITILSEKTLPVPELGEEVQAVRGFNLIATANDRDRGVNELSSALRRRFNTVVLPLPESAEAEVDIVSRRVAQLGRSLDLPAVPDGMAEIRRVVTVFRELRDGLTDDGRTKVKSPSGTLSTAEAISVVTGGLALAAHFGDGVLRPADVAAGILGAVVRDPAADRVVWQEYLETVVRERAGWTDFYRACREVSA; from the coding sequence ATGTCAGCCAACCTTGCGTCCACGCGATCCACGTCCGCCGCACCGCACCCGGGCGAGCGCGCGACGGCCCTGCGGCCGCACGCCGAGGACGCGTTCGCGGACGAACTCGCCGCGCTGGCCGCGCAGGACGACCGGCCGCGCCCGGCCCGCTGGAAACTGTCGCCCTGGGCGGTGGCCACGTACCTGCTCGGCGGCACCCTGCCGGACGGCACGGTGATCTCGCCGAAGTACGTGGGGCCGCGCCGGATCGTCGAGGTCGCCGTCACCACGCTCGCCACCGACCGCGCCCTGTTGCTGCTCGGCGTGCCCGGCACCGCCAAGACCTGGGTGTCGGAGCATCTGGCCGCCGCCGTCAGCGGCGACTCGACCCTGCTGGTCCAGGGCACCGCCGGCACCCCCGAGGAGGCCATCCGCTACGGCTGGAACTACGCGCGGCTGCTCGCCCACGGCCCCAGCCGGGACGCCCTCGTGCCCAGCCCCGTCATGCGCGCCATGGCCGAGGGCATGACCGCCCGGGTCGAGGAGCTGACCCGGATCCCGGCCGATGTGCAGGACACGCTGATCACCATCCTGTCCGAGAAAACCCTGCCCGTCCCGGAGCTGGGCGAGGAGGTCCAGGCGGTCCGCGGCTTCAACCTCATCGCCACCGCCAACGACCGCGACCGGGGGGTCAACGAGCTCTCCAGCGCGCTGCGCCGCCGCTTCAACACCGTCGTACTGCCGCTGCCGGAGAGCGCCGAGGCCGAGGTGGACATCGTCAGCCGCCGCGTCGCGCAGCTCGGCCGCTCCCTCGACCTGCCGGCCGTGCCCGACGGGATGGCGGAGATCCGCCGCGTCGTGACCGTCTTCCGCGAACTGCGCGACGGCCTGACCGACGACGGCCGTACGAAGGTGAAGTCGCCCAGCGGCACCCTCTCCACCGCCGAGGCGATCTCCGTCGTCACCGGCGGCCTCGCGCTCGCCGCCCACTTCGGCGACGGCGTGCTGCGCCCGGCCGATGTCGCCGCCGGCATCCTCGGCGCCGTCGTCCGCGATCCGGCGGCCGACCGGGTCGTCTGGCAGGAGTACCTGGAGACGGTCGTGCGCGAGCGCGCGGGCTGGACGGACTTCTACCGCGCGTGCAGGGAGGTGAGCGCATGA
- a CDS encoding SWIM zinc finger family protein yields MTEQGVRWTADQVLALAPDAASRKAGGRLGTAGPWSEAGSGKGSVWGLCKGSGSKPYQTVVDLTGPAYRCGCPSRKFPCKHALGLLLLWAGDDGSVPVRAEPPDWAGQWLTGRRERTQDKRPDRGGGGADPEAARRRAERRAERVTAGARELEQRLADLLRGGLAAAEQAGYGLWEETAARMVDAQAPGLAARVRELGAIPASGAGWPARLLEECALTHLLVQGWLRRDLLPEPLAATVRSRLGLPAPADGPPERDRWLVLAQYDTADTKLTTRRTWLYGTASHRTRLLLSYGAGGRAPELSLPVGLALDAEVSAYPGAGRLRVALGERFAAPAPAGPRPAGVTTAEAVARYGTALREDPWLESVPAVLERVVPVPDGERWQLADADADSALPLSPSARSRPGLWRLLALSGGAPVTVFGECGHRGFTPLTAWPEGGGEAVPLC; encoded by the coding sequence ATGACTGAGCAGGGGGTGCGCTGGACCGCGGACCAGGTGCTGGCACTGGCGCCTGACGCCGCGTCACGCAAGGCGGGCGGCAGGCTCGGCACGGCCGGTCCGTGGTCCGAGGCGGGGAGCGGGAAGGGGTCGGTGTGGGGGCTGTGCAAGGGCAGCGGCAGCAAGCCGTACCAGACGGTGGTCGACCTCACCGGGCCCGCGTACAGGTGCGGTTGTCCGAGCCGTAAGTTCCCGTGCAAGCACGCGCTCGGACTGCTTCTGCTGTGGGCGGGGGACGACGGTTCGGTACCGGTCCGCGCCGAGCCGCCGGACTGGGCCGGGCAGTGGCTCACGGGCCGACGCGAGCGTACGCAGGACAAGCGGCCGGACAGGGGCGGTGGGGGCGCCGATCCGGAGGCGGCCCGGCGCCGCGCGGAGCGCCGGGCCGAGCGGGTCACCGCGGGCGCGAGGGAGCTGGAGCAGCGCCTCGCCGACCTGCTGCGCGGCGGCCTCGCGGCGGCCGAACAGGCGGGGTACGGACTGTGGGAGGAGACCGCGGCCCGCATGGTCGACGCCCAGGCGCCCGGACTGGCCGCCCGGGTGCGGGAGCTGGGGGCGATACCGGCGTCCGGCGCGGGCTGGCCGGCCCGGCTGCTGGAGGAGTGCGCGCTGACGCATCTGCTCGTCCAGGGCTGGCTGCGCCGCGACCTGCTGCCGGAGCCCCTCGCGGCCACGGTCCGCTCCCGGCTCGGCCTGCCCGCCCCGGCGGACGGACCGCCCGAGCGGGACCGCTGGCTGGTCCTCGCCCAGTACGACACGGCGGACACCAAACTGACGACGCGCCGGACATGGCTGTACGGCACCGCGTCGCACCGCACCCGGCTGCTGCTGTCCTACGGCGCGGGCGGCCGGGCCCCGGAGCTGTCCCTGCCGGTGGGTCTCGCCCTGGACGCCGAGGTGTCCGCATATCCGGGCGCCGGGCGGCTCCGGGTGGCGCTGGGCGAGCGGTTCGCCGCGCCCGCCCCGGCCGGCCCGCGCCCCGCGGGTGTCACCACGGCCGAGGCGGTGGCCCGGTACGGCACCGCCCTGCGCGAGGACCCCTGGCTGGAGTCGGTCCCGGCGGTCCTGGAGCGGGTCGTCCCGGTCCCGGACGGCGAACGGTGGCAACTGGCCGACGCCGACGCGGACTCGGCCCTGCCGCTCTCCCCCTCCGCCCGTTCCCGCCCCGGCCTGTGGCGCCTGCTCGCGCTGTCCGGCGGCGCCCCGGTCACGGTCTTCGGCGAGTGCGGCCACCGGGGCTTCACCCCGCTCACGGCGTGGCCCGAGGGCGGCGGGGAGGCGGTGCCGCTGTGCTGA
- a CDS encoding cobalamin B12-binding domain-containing protein — translation MGVAAGPIRVVVAKPGLDGHDRGAKVIARALRDAGMEVIYTGLHQTPEQIVDTALQEDADAIGLSILSGAHNTLFAAVIDLLRERDAEDILVFGGGIIPEEDIPTLKEKGVAEIFTPGATTASIVEWVRQNARQPAASGG, via the coding sequence ATGGGTGTGGCAGCCGGTCCGATCCGGGTGGTGGTCGCCAAGCCGGGCCTCGACGGCCACGACCGGGGCGCCAAGGTCATCGCGCGGGCCCTGCGGGACGCCGGGATGGAGGTCATCTACACCGGGCTGCACCAGACGCCCGAGCAGATCGTGGACACCGCGCTCCAGGAGGACGCCGACGCGATCGGCCTGTCCATCCTCTCCGGCGCGCACAACACCCTGTTCGCCGCCGTCATCGACCTGCTCAGGGAGCGCGACGCCGAGGACATCCTCGTCTTCGGCGGCGGCATCATCCCGGAGGAGGACATCCCGACGCTGAAGGAGAAGGGCGTCGCGGAGATCTTCACCCCGGGCGCGACGACCGCGTCGATCGTGGAGTGGGTCAGGCAGAACGCGCGTCAGCCGGCGGCGTCCGGGGGCTGA
- a CDS encoding alpha/beta fold hydrolase: MKVTGAAPLFSPYAYCRRLWPGRLAGLSVTLLKATALDAAILAGHVLLYPTGLFQERLAPLAAPGGTARLPVRPGPPVVLLHGFIDNRSVFVLLRRSLGQHGGQRVESLNYSPLTCDIRTAAELFGRHVEEICARTGSDRVDIVGHSLGGLIARYYVQCMGGDLRVRTLVTLGTPHSGTRVAPLADAHPIVRQMRPGSQVIEELGRPAPGCRTRFVSFWSDLDPLMDPLETACLDHPDLDAHNVRVTGIGHLALPVHPAVAAGIREALDFADSRERPTNGLTVA; this comes from the coding sequence ATGAAGGTCACCGGAGCAGCGCCACTCTTCTCCCCGTACGCATACTGCCGTCGCCTGTGGCCCGGCAGACTGGCCGGGCTGTCGGTGACGCTGCTGAAGGCGACCGCCCTGGACGCCGCGATCCTGGCCGGACACGTCCTGCTGTATCCGACCGGCCTCTTCCAGGAGCGGCTCGCGCCCCTGGCCGCGCCCGGCGGCACCGCCCGGCTGCCCGTCCGCCCCGGCCCGCCGGTCGTGCTGCTGCACGGCTTCATCGACAACCGCTCGGTGTTCGTCCTGCTGCGCCGCAGCCTGGGCCAGCACGGCGGGCAGCGCGTGGAATCGCTCAACTACTCCCCGCTGACCTGCGACATCCGCACCGCCGCCGAGCTGTTCGGCCGGCATGTGGAGGAGATCTGCGCGCGCACCGGCAGCGACCGGGTGGACATCGTGGGGCACAGCCTCGGCGGTCTGATCGCCCGGTACTACGTGCAGTGCATGGGCGGTGACCTGCGCGTACGCACCCTCGTCACCCTCGGCACCCCGCACTCCGGCACCCGGGTCGCGCCGCTGGCCGACGCTCATCCCATCGTGCGCCAGATGCGGCCCGGTTCGCAGGTCATCGAGGAGCTGGGCCGTCCCGCACCCGGCTGCCGCACCCGGTTCGTCAGCTTCTGGAGCGACCTGGACCCGCTGATGGACCCGCTGGAGACGGCCTGCCTGGACCATCCCGACCTCGACGCGCACAACGTGCGGGTGACCGGCATCGGCCATCTCGCCCTGCCGGTGCACCCCGCGGTGGCGGCCGGGATACGCGAGGCGCTGGACTTCGCCGACAGCAGGGAGCGGCCCACGAACGGCCTGACGGTGGCGTGA
- a CDS encoding M23 family metallopeptidase has protein sequence MNDRHPSGTLTTPAPASDASAAPPASYGTPEVPYDDFTTYGGYDATGFTSGPAAGFDPDPLFGHFPGDPHATGEYATGPWHTGTVQTPAYGAYAPQHQAGYDTGAYDSTAWTVPAQATGNEVSGQWDAHPDPSGTHDATQQWEWGTQTFDTGAYDATQWNSAGAAGAEPEAAPYEQEAAPYEPDAMPYPQDHASYEPDAMPYPQDHASYEPDGTPYEPDAVPFDQQETATFEGFADPDGTGELADTPYLLEEQQESAPAPAPSGGRAGARAGARSRRRTPAKRSALLTVAVPSACVMGVAGIAAASVGALHSGGSTETTASASDTHAVQPSTANSTLDTQLRGLSAGADDFADRASRTQERIDLKQQQDQEKKKAAAAAALKERLRPKFVLPVLQKGLSAYFGQAGVNWMSVHTGIDFPVAYGTTVMAATDGTVVTKWNSAYGNMLILTAKDGTETWYCHLSRYVVAPGTTVKAGQPIADSGNSGNSTGPHLHFEVRPGGGAAVDPLPWLRSHGLDPT, from the coding sequence GTGAACGACCGTCACCCGTCGGGGACCCTGACCACCCCGGCCCCGGCTTCCGACGCCTCCGCGGCGCCCCCGGCGTCGTACGGCACTCCGGAAGTCCCCTACGACGACTTCACCACGTACGGCGGCTACGACGCCACCGGTTTCACCAGTGGTCCCGCCGCAGGCTTCGATCCGGACCCGCTCTTCGGGCACTTCCCCGGTGATCCCCATGCCACCGGTGAATATGCCACCGGCCCATGGCACACCGGCACCGTCCAGACCCCGGCCTACGGCGCCTACGCGCCGCAGCACCAGGCCGGTTACGACACGGGTGCCTACGACAGCACTGCCTGGACCGTCCCCGCGCAGGCCACCGGCAACGAGGTGAGCGGCCAGTGGGACGCGCACCCCGACCCGTCCGGCACCCACGACGCCACGCAGCAGTGGGAGTGGGGCACCCAGACCTTCGACACGGGCGCGTACGACGCCACGCAGTGGAACTCCGCCGGGGCCGCGGGCGCCGAGCCGGAGGCCGCCCCGTACGAGCAGGAGGCGGCGCCGTACGAGCCGGACGCCATGCCCTACCCGCAGGACCACGCGTCGTACGAGCCGGACGCCATGCCCTACCCGCAGGACCACGCGTCGTACGAGCCGGACGGTACGCCGTACGAGCCGGACGCCGTGCCGTTCGACCAGCAGGAGACCGCGACCTTCGAGGGGTTCGCGGACCCGGACGGGACCGGCGAACTCGCCGACACGCCGTACCTGTTGGAGGAGCAGCAGGAGTCCGCGCCGGCTCCGGCTCCCTCGGGTGGGCGCGCGGGCGCGCGGGCCGGGGCGCGTTCCCGGCGTCGTACGCCCGCGAAGCGCTCCGCGCTGCTGACCGTCGCCGTTCCCTCGGCCTGTGTGATGGGTGTCGCCGGGATCGCCGCGGCCTCCGTCGGCGCGCTGCACAGCGGCGGCTCCACGGAGACCACCGCCTCCGCCTCGGACACGCACGCGGTCCAGCCGTCGACCGCCAACAGCACGCTGGACACGCAGCTCAGGGGGCTGTCGGCCGGCGCCGACGACTTCGCCGACCGGGCCAGCCGCACCCAGGAGCGGATCGACCTCAAGCAGCAGCAGGACCAGGAGAAGAAGAAGGCGGCCGCGGCGGCCGCGCTGAAGGAACGGCTGCGGCCCAAGTTCGTGCTGCCGGTCCTCCAGAAGGGCCTCAGCGCCTACTTCGGGCAGGCCGGCGTCAACTGGATGTCCGTGCACACCGGCATCGACTTCCCCGTCGCGTACGGCACCACGGTGATGGCCGCGACCGACGGCACCGTCGTCACCAAGTGGAACAGCGCCTACGGCAACATGCTGATCCTGACCGCGAAGGACGGCACGGAGACCTGGTACTGCCACCTCTCCCGCTATGTCGTCGCCCCCGGTACGACCGTCAAGGCCGGCCAGCCGATCGCCGACTCCGGCAACTCCGGCAACTCCACCGGTCCGCACCTGCACTTCGAGGTACGGCCCGGGGGCGGGGCGGCGGTCGACCCGCTGCCGTGGCTGCGCAGCCACGGGCTCGACCCCACGTAG